ATATTTCCTTTTTTGCTTATGTATGTTTCTTTTGGCTTATCAAATACATTACGCTTTTTACGTAAAAAAATTTGTGTTCCTGTATTAGTATTTTTAAATTTAAAGTAACTTATCAAATGTCGCCTTTTTGGTGTATCGTTTTAAAATCTGTTGTATTAGCTTATAGCTTAGCTTTCGTTCACTTGTAGAGTTGATAGAATGCTTAATTAGCGTAATAGGTTTATTTTTCATTTTGATAATTTTTTTAATTATTATTTGCTCTTGTGGTATCTCTTTAAGTATTTTTTTTCCTTGTTCGTTATAGTCAAATTTAAAGCCAAATGGTGGATATTTTCCGCCTAAAGCTTCGCCCCTTTGTCTTTTAAGTGCCAACGCTTGATTTATTCTAAATCTTATCACTTCTTTTTCGTATTCGGCAAATACGCTTAAAAGATTCATTTTTAATCTATCGTTCAAATCATCGCTTTTATAGTCTAGGCTTATTAAATTGGCTTTTTTACGTTCTATTTCGTGCTTTATCCAACCAGTCCGCAATATGTCGCGACTTAGTCTATCCATTCGATAAACGATAAAGTTATCATCTTGATTTAATTTATTTATAGCAGTTAAAAGCTCAGTTCTTTT
This sequence is a window from Campylobacter porcelli. Protein-coding genes within it:
- a CDS encoding recombinase family protein, which produces MNIAYLRISTNEQRQENSYLVQLKAIEKQYTVDKVIKEAVSGGADFSKRTELLTAINKLNQDDNFIVYRMDRLSRDILRTGWIKHEIERKKANLISLDYKSDDLNDRLKMNLLSVFAEYEKEVIRFRINQALALKRQRGEALGGKYPPFGFKFDYNEQGKKILKEIPQEQIIIKKIIKMKNKPITLIKHSINSTSERKLSYKLIQQILKRYTKKATFDKLL